AGCCTCGGACCAACTATCTAATGTGGTATTCGACGTTGCAACAACTGCCAATGACCATATTCTTACAGCACGTCAGAAGTTTGACCAGCTGAAACAGGACATCTGTCAGGTGTTGGACGTGGACCAGGCACACAATGAGTTTCTGCAATCTAGGGCCCAAAATTGGACTAAAAAAGTGCCTGATGTTCTCTACGTTCCATTCATGTCATCAATTCCCACTCAGTTATATCTATCCAAGCTGGAAAAGTACAATTTTGACATCAACAATGGTAACCTTCAGAGCAAAGATTGGAAACTTGCTTGGAAAAGTTACTCCAACTACTCAAGGAGATCGATCTGATATTGATGAGGtaatcaatttcttcataGTAACCGTTTTCGCGACGATAGATAGACATGAATACGTGAAAGTCCAGGGTAAGGTACCCCTATAAATACATATACACACACCTCAATTCCCCTCTGATCCTCTATGAACTCTGGCATTGTGTTCCAGAAACCTATGGAAGACAACGATGATTCTAAAAAGGCTACTCTTAGCAACAAAAACACTCAAGTGGTGTCTGCTTCGACAGCTGGGATCAGAGCTGTTCTAGTCCAATTTAGTTCACTGTACCTGAGGACACCAGCCAAACTGTTTCGTCCCACTCGTTTTGACTACATGGCACCAATACgcatcttctttggagcTCATTTGAAAGGTAAACCTTACAGCCCATTTTCCCACTCAAATCCAGCTCTATTGTTACGAGCCGTCAAAACCCATGGTTGGGAGTTGATACCAAACAAGGTCCTGCCACCATTGGTAGCCAATTCTGTGATGGGAATTGTACTTTACACAACGTATTTATCATGTTTGCAGTCATATACTGACGGTCAAGAGGGCAGATCGATAGCAAATCCAAGACTAGTGGATGTATTTCGAGCTGGGTTTCTAGCTGGAGCTGCGCAGTCATTGGTAGCTGCCCCAATTGATGCAATATATGCCCGATCTAATGCCTCCGAGATTATTGGGGGCAAGAATGACAACTTATGGATTTACGGTCTTCATAAACTAAAAACTAGTGGTTTTCTGGGGGTATTTGCTGGCTACTCCTTGAGTCTGGTCAAAGAAAGCACATCCTTTGCTATATATTTCACAACATTCGAAGCCATTAAGAATAGAGGTTACAGGATAACCGAGAACACTATGGAGAGAATTGATAGGATGAAAAATAGTCTTCTTGGAAGGCCCCAAGGTGACACAGTGAAAACGAAAAGTGAAAATATCCTGAGGACGACTTTTATTCTTTTGGCTGGTGCTAGCGCTGCATGTTCGTTACTAGCCGTTCAATACCCATTTTCTAAAGTTCAGTCAATACATTTAGCAAGGTTGGAAGCGTTGGATATTTTCAACGAGAACTCCTGGGATAAGAAAAGTAAATTCCGTCTATATTACCGATCATACTTAGATACATTCCACCAGTTGGTGAGCTTACATGAGAAGTCTAAACTATCTTGGACCCGCTGGTTTTATAAAGGGTTCGTTAGGAATGCGTTAACTACCATTCCAGCAACATCCGTGGGGCTTCTGGTGTTTGAAATACTGCGTCAAAAATTGAGcgatgaaattgaagatcgATTCAGTTGAATCGCCCGAAACAATTGATCCCCTGTACATACTTGTAATTTACCTCAGAATATTTTGGTAAGCTTCCCACCCAGCTTTTCTATACCGTTCACCTTCTTTTAAGGGATCTCTGCCCTTGCCAAACAAACCACGACCTACGATTATGATGTCAGTGCCAGTGGAAAATACTTGACTCACTGTTCGATATTGTTGGCCTAGAGCATCACCAGTGTCATCCAAACCAACACCTGGTGTCATAATAATCCAATCGAACCCTTCATCTTGTCCTCCCATAGAATTTTGAGCAATAAACCCAATGACGAATTCCTTGTCTGATTTTGCAATTTCTACAGTTTCTTCGGTGTACTTACCATGGGCAATTGATCCCTTTGACGACAGTTCAGCCAACATCAATAGTCCCCTTGGTTGATCTGTTGTCTCAGTGGCTGCCTCCTTTAGACCCTTTACAATTCCACTACCAATGACACCATGAGCATTTGTAATATCTGCCCATTGTGCAATCTTGTAGACACCTCCTTGATATTGATGCTTGACAGTGTTGCCTATATCAGCAAACTTTCTGTCCTCAAAAATTAAAAActtgtgtttctttgatagtTCCAATAAAGGCAGAATAGTTCCATCATACGTGAAGTCATCAATTATGTCGATATGAGTCTTGGCCAAACAGATAAATGGGCCCAATTTATCTAGAAGCTCCAATAATTCTTTAGTTGTTCTCACGTCGACTGATGCGCATAGGTTACTCTGTTTCTGTTCCATAAGCGCAAACAGTCGTCGTGCCACAGGTGATTGATGAGTATTTGCTCTCTCGGCATAACTGCGAGCCATTGTCTAGGTATCTATCCCTTTGATCAGGTTGATGTTAACTCATTAGAGTGGATCAATGCGAAGGATAGGTGCGACGTGTACCGTccaaaaaacttttttcttcaatcttgaCAAAAACTGGTAACAGAGAGAGCAAGTGCTAACTCTACCCCAACCAAGTACATCACAAAATGGACGCATTGAACGCTAAAGAACAACAAGAGTTCCAGAAACTCgttgaacaaaaacaaatGAAAGACTTCATGCGTCTTTACTCCGATTTGGTTAGCAAATGTTTTACAGACTGTGTCAATGATTTTACATCTAACAAGTTGACTTCTAAGGAGGAAGGCTGCATCAACAAGTGTGCAGAAAAGTTCCTCAAGCACAGTGAGAGAGTTGGTCAACGTTTCCAAGAACAAAACCAACTTATGATGCAACAGCTAAGACGTTAACCCCATATTTTTGTACATAAAGTTCATTGTCCAGGACTAATCCAGACTTTCTCTGAACAGCTCTATAATCTTAGTAGTTTCTTCCATCATTTCAATCGTTAGCTTCGAAACATCACTGTCTTCATCGTTATAGATGATGGCATTTGTAAACATGATCTGTAGAACTTTAGTCAATTCGTCAAAGGTGGTTATCTCCCCATTTCTGCAGTGCTTGAGAATGGTCTTCAGATCTTGAGGTTGTTTAACAATCTTGTAATATTCAGGCTCCTCAGATTTGTTCACGGGTGCCAAAAAGGTAGACGCAAACCTATTAGAGGAGATTTGGGAGATAAGATTTGATGCAATTGTTTGGAACTTTTTGATGGACTTTTGTGTATCCTCTTTCTTCTGTCTTTTAGATGGAGAGATCTCTTGTTCTGATTCATCTGCATCATGGGAACGTTTTCGTTCAGATTCTTTAGAAGGAGATTCTCGGTCAAGCAAACTCTTGTCATCAGTAGTTTCCACACTCAACTTTTCTTCTGCCCGTGATTCTTCTGGTTGACCCTCCTGTTCCTCCGGGCTTTCCTCTGTAGCATTTGCCTCCTGATTATTGTCCTCCTCTTGAGACTTTTCTGGGCTAGATTCACCATTAAGTGTCTCACTGATTACTTCACTAGATTTTTCCTTACTGGAAGAATCACCATCAAAGTCGTTATCTATGGGTTTCTTCTCACCAATTGCCTGATCTTGCTTAGTCCTATCAGCAACCATCTGTTGGTCACTGTCGGTAGTTTCAGTTGGTTGTATTCCAGAATTGAAGGTTGAATCGActaattcttctttctcGGAATGATTTTCCTCCGTCTTTTCAGATAGATCTGACTTTTCACCAATTTCGTCATCTGCTTTCTCTGACTTGACATCAATATCATGTTGTTGTTCTATTTGGCTTTCTGCTGTactttcaactttcttctcAGTATTCTCATCTTTTGTGTTTTCCGTCTCCTCAAGCTCCTTAACAGGTTCCTCATTTTTGTTCTCTTTGTGCTCTTCAGAAGtgtcttcctctttcaaaatttccGCCTGTTCCATattctcttcctccttACTGCCATTGGAAAATTCACCACCAGTGCTCAGTTCACTTTTAGATGGTTCCTTTGGAGCTGGGCTcttctcatcttcatcttgcTGCTCCTCCTGAGGCTCATCCACTTTGTAATCTTTCCTGGCGGTTTCCGCTTCTTCAGGTTTATTgtcttcaacttcatctaTAGACTCATCCTCATCCTCTTTCAATACTTCTGAGGCAAttactttctctttttgtGTCCTTAATAGGTGATATTGCGCCTCCAAAGCTGCTACTTCTCTCAGAGTTGTGTTTTTGTAATGGTTTAAGACTTTAATAAGTCGATCCTTTATCGTATTTATGCTGATAGTTTCTGAAATCTTGAACACATTAGTCGAAATAGGAATCAATGCTTGGCCACCATTTTCTGAAAAGAATTCGTTGATTATTTCGACAATCTGCTCGCCACTAATCACTTGGCTAGTCTGGTTATCCTTATGAACTTTTTGTGTGTCTATCTGACATAGATCGTAGGCTGGATCTATCAACGGACTAGCGTTTATGTTTGACCGAAGTTTATCCATATCAAGAGTGATCTCCTTCTCCTGTCTTTGATACGATTGTATATACAAAGAGTGTAGATTCTGTAATGTTATTACCTTATACAGCACCGGTAAGGCCGTCATTGTGCCACTAATGATTTGTATTCTCTATTTCTGGGTGGGTGCTTTTCCAACAAAATATGTAATCCTCGAAATAACTACTGTACACTTTACCTGTTTACAACTCACTACTCCACGCTATGAAAACTGAACCCACTGGAAATGGGGGATTAGCAGGCCTGAGCGCAATTAAACTTCCGACGTCTTTCCCACTAGTTCCAGAGGCTCAACAGGAATTATCGAAAGTCAATCTCTATGATACCCAGTTCAGATCAATGGTTTCTAGATACACGGATCAGCTAGAACAAACTGCCTCCAAGTTCATCTCCAATAAGCTAGAAATGGAGGCACTCCAACTAATCGATGATCCCTTGGAAAAGGTTAGAGAAAGTATACAGAAAGATTGTAAGAACCTCATCGATGAGTTCACCAGttctggaagaaaaatcactgaagaagagttaGAACGATCAAGATATCAGGTGGCGCTGACTGCTATCAAGGCGCAAAAAAGAATCAACTACAGAGAATCGGCTGAGGTCAGCTTGGATAATCTGGACGTGTTGAGAGATCAAAGAGAGGAGATTAGTTGTGCTGATCAATTAGAATCGCTATTGTCCACATTGGAAGTTGATTCAGCAACTTTTGAGACCGCAAACAACAGATTACAACTGCTACAAGAACATTTATTTGTGACGCTGAATCCTGAATCTGAACTTCCAGATGCAGAGGATGACGACGTGGCAATTTCAGGGGGTAAGGTTAGTCTAATTTGTCCTATATCTAAACGGCCGATGAAAAACCCCGTCAAGATAACGGTGTGCGGCCACTGTTTCGAAAGAACTCATATTTTAGAGTTCTTGCAACAATCTCAAGGTTCTGGCTTTTGTCCCGAGTGTAGAACGTTATTCAAGAAGCAAGATCTAATTGACGAtgatttgatgaaactaAGATTGGAGGCTCATAATAGAGACCTTCTAATTCTACAATACAGGGAGAAAAAGTCCAGCCAAATTGgcaagaaggaaaatggAACATAAATCATATTTCACTGCACCCAGTtagttttcaattcttccGTGATGGCCTTCTCCCTTCCTTTTTTTGCAACTTGCGCATCCATTTGgtctttcaattgatgaCATCCATTCACAGCGACTTCGAAAACCTTAGCCAGTCTATCCTGTGGTAGCCTGGTTTCCGACAGTACTAATGACAGCTTTTTGGTCTTACCAACGACTCCGATTGTTACAGAGGACAGATCTTGCTCCTCTAATCTGTTTAAATCTAACAGGATTTGGTTATCAAACACGCCGGCCGACACGGCAGATATATAATCGTAAAGAGCAATCCCGGCATCTACCAAAGCTAATGTTATAGCATTACAACAAGCAGCTAGTAATCCACCATCTTGGGCCAGTACTCTGACGTTAACTTCAATTATTGTGCGAGgataattcttcaaaatcaccACTTGTTCGAAtgtattcttcaaaatagtgCTTAGTTCTTGGATTCTTCTGTCATTACGTGTGactttccttctttctgttGTACTGAAGGGTGATACATGCAACTTGATGTCTAGTGATCCCTTTTGGGTGTTCATTTGAGACCTCGTAGGTTCATGGGGACCATTGAGTAGACACACAATTTTTGTATTTCCAGCTTCCACATAAGCAGACCCATCTGCTACAATTGGGTGGGTGTTTATACGACAGTAGAACCTTCTCAGTTCATTCCATCTTCTACCGTCTACTCTGAGACCTTCTGGAGAGTATAGTTCCATTTCAAGGGAGAAATTTTCTTGAGCGCGCgatgttgaagatattAGGCAAGATGAACTGAGGTCTTCAAGGACATGAGATTACGGAAATTTGCATTGATGATATTTATAGTGTGGCATATCAGGCTGGATCCCGTCTAACGTATCTTTCTGCGTTATCTAAGCTTTTTCTCCTTATCTTGATCTGCCTCGCTGAGCGACTTCGTTCTTTTTACAAAAAGCCCAGTAAGGTATATATTTCCAGCAAAGAACAAACTAGCCGCTCCAAAAAGCTGTGGATAGAAAGtacttcttcctttgaactCCAATTGGTAAGCGAAATAAAGCCAAAGACCCTGCGAAGCTGACCAGATAACTAAACCGGCCCATTCGGGCCATTGTTTCCAACTGCTGTATTGTCTCAAATAAAAGGGAAGCAAACAGAGGTACCAGACGAAATATTGGGAAGTGATGACTTTGTTGAACAGGACAAAGACAAATGTCTGAATAAAAAAGGTTGATGTGACATCTTTTTTGGTCAAATACCAAGGAATCAGTACGGCTGAAAACCCTAATTGAGGAATGAAAGCCCATTTCTCAAAACTAAGTAGATCTCCCTTGAGCCCTTGATgctccaaagaagagacGAAATACAATGCAGTGTTGTAAAGGGAAAAGTTATGCCTGTGATCAATTCGAATGAAATGGTAAATATAAGTTTCTCGCAAAAAAGCCATCCCATATAGATGGAACATTAGAACTGTTAACGAACTAAACGTAAAGCCAGCAACACACACCAAGTATATGGCATCCTTTGTAAAATATTGActcatttctttcattcCTTTCACAACCTTTCCATCCCGACTCAAAAACACAATCATTGTGGGCAAATAGATAATTGGATAGATTTTCAGGTGAATTGATAACCCCAGTGCTAGTCCACAGGCAAATATATTTCCCTTCAGTAACGAATAGATTGAGGCTAGGACCAATGCACTCAAAATGGACTCGGAGCTTCCTCTGCTGCTAATTGTGATAACCATTGGATTCAGTAGCCATAAACTTGCGAGAACCAATCTGTTTCTCTCTCTTGTCTTTGTCAACTCCAGGATTCTAAGAATCAGAATTCCAGTGAGCAAATCAAAGAGCATAAACAATACCTtaccaaattgaaaatagaATCCCCCCAAGGTTGTTGGGAGTAGCAAAAGAGCTAGCAATGGAGTATACCTGTAGGTTTCTCTAGCATAGGGCGATCTGTCATTAGCGATAAATTTGGCGGCATCTGTAAACACGTAGTAATCAATGTCTGTATATTTTACCTCCAAATGAGAATCTTGATACAGTCCATAAATGAAAAACCCCACACGAAGAAGTATCCCTATCGTCAGTAAGTTCCTAGAGTTAATTTCCATTGAATTGATCAGGTGGAGAGCTACTAATGTTAAGGATAGTTAAAGCGCGAGAAAAAAGTATCAGGAGGAACAGTGATAGTCATCTCTAGACTGAGAAATTACTCTAATAGCTTTAATCTACAAAATTAACGTACAATGGCCCCTTAGGTTGAACATTCACACAAATATTAGAGAATGAGTAAGTCATTAATTTGGGACGTGTCGCCAAATGCTTATTACTTTAACTATGTCGAAGTAGCGGTGCCAGTACCAGTACCTGGCGCAGTaggcttcttcttttttggcTTTTCATCGACCTGTTCCACTTTGACTTCGGTTAGCCCGTCCTTTTCTAACAACTCCAAGATATATTGTTCAACCTCATCACCAACATCACCTTGAATGATaatttcatccttcttctccagatTCTTAGTTACTGAAGCCCCGGTGGCAAATTTTGACGCAAAAGTCTTTGCCAACTTCTTCATGTCaatattgaaaacttcTAGGCCAGATATGGCAATGACTTGCTTCCTCTTAGTTCTAGCAATCTTTTTTATCAGGACTTTAGATGCCAGCTTTTGCTGTAATTCTCTCTCttgtttcttctcctcctttCGACGCTTCTTCTGCAAATCCTGGgaaatcttttcttctttttccaacGAAAGAGACGAAGTGGCAGCTGCAAGGGCATCTGCACTGtagagactttgaaatagCTGAGGATGTTCCTTTTCCAACCATGCTTTACATTTGTTGAACGTTCCACCAAATTCGCAGTACTCCGGAGGAAATGAGCAAACTTCACAGTATATGACTTCTTTAGGGGCAATTTGAACTTCCGACATTGTGGGATAGCTGTAAGGAGATGGTCAGGGAagagaggaagaaagatttAAAAAACGAGGTAGTGATGAATCTCCTTTCCAGGATCATCCTAGGGGGCAGATTTGAAGGATTCGCCGCACAAACTCAATCCCTCCAAACCTCCTTCCGGCGGGCTAACTAACTGACTTCGAGAAATTGGAAC
This is a stretch of genomic DNA from Komagataella phaffii GS115 chromosome 3, complete sequence. It encodes these proteins:
- a CDS encoding 3'-to-5' phosphorolytic exoribonuclease that is a subunit of the exosome, yielding MELYSPEGLRVDGRRWNELRRFYCRINTHPIVADGSAYVEAGNTKIVCLLNGPHEPTRSQMNTQKGSLDIKLHVSPFSTTERRKVTRNDRRIQELSTILKNTFEQVVILKNYPRTIIEVNVRVLAQDGGLLAACCNAITLALVDAGIALYDYISAVSAGVFDNQILLDLNRLEEQDLSSVTIGVVGKTKKLSLVLSETRLPQDRLAKVFEVAVNGCHQLKDQMDAQVAKKGREKAITEELKTNWVQ
- a CDS encoding Orotidine-5'-phosphate (OMP) decarboxylase; translated protein: MARSYAERANTHQSPVARRLFALMEQKQSNLCASVDVRTTKELLELLDKLGPFICLAKTHIDIIDDFTYDGTILPLLELSKKHKFLIFEDRKFADIGNTVKHQYQGGVYKIAQWADITNAHGVIGSGIVKGLKEAATETTDQPRGLLMLAELSSKGSIAHGKYTEETVEIAKSDKEFVIGFIAQNSMGGQDEGFDWIIMTPGVGLDDTGDALGQQYRTVSQVFSTGTDIIIVGRGLFGKGRDPLKEGERYRKAGWEAYQNILR
- a CDS encoding Glycosylphosphatidylinositol-alpha 1,4 mannosyltransferase I, which encodes MEINSRNLLTIGILLRVGFFIYGLYQDSHLEVKYTDIDYYVFTDAAKFIANDRSPYARETYRYTPLLALLLLPTTLGGFYFQFGKVLFMLFDLLTGILILRILELTKTRERNRLVLASLWLLNPMVITISSRGSSESILSALVLASIYSLLKGNIFACGLALGLSIHLKIYPIIYLPTMIVFLSRDGKVVKGMKEMSQYFTKDAIYLVCVAGFTFSSLTVLMFHLYGMAFLRETYIYHFIRIDHRHNFSLYNTALYFVSSLEHQGLKGDLLSFEKWAFIPQLGFSAVLIPWYLTKKDVTSTFFIQTFVFVLFNKVITSQYFVWYLCLLPFYLRQYSSWKQWPEWAGLVIWSASQGLWLYFAYQLEFKGRSTFYPQLFGAASLFFAGNIYLTGLFVKRTKSLSEADQDKEKKLR
- a CDS encoding Mitochondrial intermembrane space protein encodes the protein MDALNAKEQQEFQKLVEQKQMKDFMRLYSDLVSKCFTDCVNDFTSNKLTSKEEGCINKCAEKFLKHSERVGQRFQEQNQLMMQQLRR